From the genome of Papaver somniferum cultivar HN1 unplaced genomic scaffold, ASM357369v1 unplaced-scaffold_21, whole genome shotgun sequence:
TTTGGTTGATACTCTGACAAACATATCGAACAAATATTATTGTCTGGATTGGGCAATCGTCCACTCTCACGAACAACTATCGTGGGTAAGGATTTTACTGCTGGACCATCTAAACCGGTGGATATGGAAACTAATTCTGATGAGCTGGACCAGCTGGTTGCTGCAATACCACGCCCAGAGAAAAAGCCTTTACTTTTTAAAATAATGTAGCACAAATAAGTGGCTATTGCGGTCGGTATTAGGATTCCCATGACGATAAGAAATATGTTACCACCTGCAATTCAAAGTTAGTTATCAGAAAATTTTGTCCAATCTTTTATATTCATAaactaaaaataattaaaaatagtaCAAGGAATGATGGATGCTAACCACGCCTCGGAACATCAGGGTCTCTGAAGGATGGAAAGTTTGACCTTTCATTACAGCCATTTCGTTTGCAGTATGGTGCTTGCTTCCAAGGCCATGTGAGATGAAGAACATTTGTATATGCAAACCAAGGATGTTCATACACATCCTTACCGGATTCAACTGGAACTTGTACAGTAACAATTAACGTGCAATTTGCGTGAGGCCATGAACTACTGGAACTTGTTGTATTAGCTGTAGCAAATACTTGGTGTGTGGAGTTACTAAGGCAACTTATATCCTTCGCAAGTTCGTTAGTTTCCGACTGGCAGCTAAAGAACGAATAATTCTTATACTCAATACCAATGAAAGGGGTACCAGAAAGATTCACCTGTTTCAGAAAACGCCTAGCAAGACAGTTATCCGGATCTACAAGTTGTATCTCATTATGAGTATTGCCATAGTTGATACCTTGGACGAAGAAAGGTTCAGAAAATGGCAGTTCTAAAACTGTCCTACTCATATTATTACAGGTAAGATCAAAACCTCGATAACCACATGGTTCGCTTTGACGCCCTTTAATTCTGAAGGGATATAAGATACTAGGGTCAAATTTGCTACACCGATTATTTGAACAATTTTCGACACTCGCAATTATGAAACATGGAAAACAAAAGAAACAGAATAAAAAGAAAGGAAATATGATTATTGAAGCACCCATTTAGTAAGTTCGGTAGTAAATACAGGTACAATATTTTCTTGCTTTCTTCACGGTTGAATTGTAAAGTATTAGCATTTGATTCTGACCTAACAGTTACCATTATATCAAGCAAGTACAGATCCATACTTTGAAGTCTTCAAAATGAATTTTTCTTCTACCATGTCTGACTATGTCAACCTGATGAGAGGTAGCAGTGCACTAAAGGGAAGGGAGAATTACTGTAGACACGGCCCGTATGCCACACATTAAAGGGACAGGAGATTATGAGTTACTGTGATACGTCACCATCGGATTACTTCCTCTCTAGCTTGGCCTCCTATTTAtagttaattttttgtttttcctcgATTTGGTTTCATTTTTCTTAGAGGAAAGATCAATAAATTTCTGTTTCTTAAAGAGACCCCAATATGTAGAACAAACCATTTCAACAAACAACGGCAATTGGAACCATGCAAAGAGGGCCAATGGACAACAACCAAACACGGTTATTTGAATTAAGGCCTGCGCAAATCTGCTTCCAACTACTATAAGCAGTGATGCACCAAAAGCTGCCAATATAGCCACCATAGATATAAAGAGAGTTGCAAGACCGAATATTAGAGATTTTAGAAAGTCAATCTCTGCATATCTCGAAGTACATATTGCTAAGAACATGAGCACCGATGTGATCGAAGAGAACAGAGCTATGGCGTCTGACACCGCAAACACAATAAATGAAGACTTTCCTTAAAATATTGGGGTGCCGTTCAAAGCGTTGTTACTATCACTGATGTTACCTCCTGGAACGGTAAAAGCAGCAGCAAATGCTACACTTGCAATTAAGGCGCCAACTATCATGCACGAACCAGACGTATCTTTTAACCAATCTTGGCCTTCCTTCACCAACTCCTTGTGTGCCTCGGTAAATATGAACTGAACTGTATCTCCTTTTTTATTTCTAGTGTACCGATCACTTTCCCGTGCTATACTTTCTATCCCCTGCATGATATGAAATTACACTTACCTTATAAAAAAAGCATATTTGCAGAGAGTTAATTAATTAGAAAAAACTGTTTCTTGTTATAGATCGAATGAAATCATCGCTCTTACCTTATACCATTGCATTTCTCGTTGCATTTGGAGCGCTGCACCTGAGACTAGACTGAGTTGAGCTAAAGGCGCTAGCTTGGAAGCGTAATGCAAAATAGTATTGTTGTCTCCATCTCTTCTGGAAACTAGATCAATCTTGTCTCCATGTCTGTCAGCGGTTTTACATATGAAATTCACTATCATTTCTTTCCGTTCTGTAATAGCCATTTCTATCATGGTTTCTACTGGTATTTTGTGAAAATATagagtcttcttcttcttgagaCATTCCGATACAAACTCTACGATCCCATGCTTTATAGCTATCTTCATGATGTTTGGATTATCCCTCAAAAACCTCAATATTGTAGTTGACTTACAGATCTCTGCTATCATTTGTTTAATCAGTGCCTTTGCTTGTTGGTGCACCCGCTTTTGTTTATATAGATGTTCGATGCCAATCGCTAAATTAAGAGTCAAACGAAGCTGCCATCAATATAAAACCCTTGACATTTAAGGTCTAAGTAAAATCAAAATGTCCCGTGGTCTTCGATCTTTGATTAATCAAgcacttacaaaagttaaagtcgAAAGTAATATCACAAGGAAAATACCGCGTGTTAAGTAGGGTATAATGAGTCCTCTATAAGTAGTTGATGAGGGGAGTTTTGAGCTTTCTTTCATTTTGTTGGAATCTAAGTTTTCTGGCGCAGGGTTCTCTTCGTCTCTAATGGTGCATTCGGCTGGTTCCATCGATTGGATACATGTAGTTTTCATATCCACTTGAATTACTGCATATTTACAGTTAGATTAATTTTATATACGAGCAAATGTATTTGGATGAATAACCGATGaaggtaaaaaaaataaataaattaacattACACGGATAGATGAGGTTCTGCCACCATGTAAGGTTAGTGCCACTTTTAAATGCAAAGGGTCTTCGAACCATCACCTCCAATCCGCACATATCTTTGATTTTGTCATTGCCAGTTCGGGAAACTTCAGTACAAGGCAGAGGGCTATATCTAAACTCAAAAACGAATCAAAAGCATTAACTCGGTATATATATGAGCTATATGTATGTGTGGAATATGTACACGATAGATGGGAAGATATAATAGTCTGAAAACTCACCATAGAAATTGGCCTCAAGTAGTTCGCATAAAGTAGAAGAACCATCCTCTCCCGAGAATGGACTTGGGTTTACCACGTCTTTAGTTACAGAGTAAAGATATTCAACTACCTCCTTCTGGTAAATTGAAACATTTTGAAGAGCTATATCTAGTGGTGTAAATCCTCGGTTATCACGTAGCAGAGGCAACGTGGGATTCTTATTTACCAATAATACAATAGCTTCGAAATTTCCATACTGAGCAGCATAACGAAGTGCTGCGAAATCATATACCCCAGCTTTATATTCGAGCAATTCTGGTGACATGAGATTTACAATCTCCTCAATAAGCTTTCTGTTGAGAttatagtcccacattgttgggcattCTAAGATCATGtgatttataatctcttagggcctctccactcattgccaattggttttgagttggatgtccgtattctaacatggtatcagagcaggctatttgtgaaGAGTCTTTGACCGCGTCTttattccgcgtcacccgatttaattgtccacgtgttagatccaatgagtgttgagattattagtcccacattatttGTTGGGCATTCTAAGATCCTGtaatttataatctcttagggcctcttggtggagtattcatgggatgaaaatatgcttggatattttcattattatttaatatattttaattatctagaaagatatattgtaattaattaagatgttttcatttattaataatattttagaaatataattgttcatttagggattttatatattagtttagaaatctcgtattttaaggaataagtattttgattatttgtctggaagttatctatataaagagctccatgttttcatattagaggagaagatttttgattaataaaaaagtagtattttccttgagagtggtatctcggaaacacgttgttttggatttaattctattcaacgcttccgccctgcatcagttggttcagagaCAGGCAACGCTCCTGCATCATGTTTCGAGGAAGAAATTATAATGTTGTTCGAAGAACCGCTCTCAACGATGAGAAAGAGCAAGCAGTAATAGATGATCTAGAACGGAAGGTTAAGGCGCTCACCCTCCAATTGGCTGAAATGCATCATCAGCAAGAGCCCCATCATGGTCCTAGCCTACAGCGAGTGGAGGAAGTGACCGGTGATGAACAAAAAAACTTCCTTGGCGACAAGGaagaaggatttcaaggagttgcacatgatccacgagattcgttggagtccagattaaagcttgaaatcccaaggtttgatggaattttttctttttctgtggttgagaaaaataatgttgCCGTGGATTGGAATCTACCACCAATTTATGATATTTATCCTGATGATGAGATCATATTATGTTCTAGTTATGTTGATTCATACTCTCTAAAAGCAGTATGTAGTCAGGTGGATCAACGACATCAACTTCACATTTTCAAAGCgcaaatatttttgattaattgaaaagtagtattttccttgagagtggtatctcggaaatatgtggttttagattttaattttattcaacgcttccgccctgcatcacctctccactcattaccaattgattttgagttggatgtccgtatTCTAACAGCTTCATCCCTCTCTTATCAAATATAGCTACATGTAATACTGTATGTGACCAACGTGTTACTCCTTGTTTAACAGCTTCAGGATTGTTTTTAAGAAACTGGATCGTCTTTTTGCAGTCGCCATCATGCAGTAAGTCATTTCTATCCGGGTCATATTTCGCTTTGCGAAATACTCCATCTTCTTAACACCACTCACAAACCAAAAACCGATTAATTATTAACTTAGTTAAAAAGACATCAAAATTCTTTATATGATCATTTGATGAAAAGACTTCGGTAATTATGCGCATAGCTTACCGACTTTTGATGGCTGATCTTCTTCcccatcaccatcagattccttTGTGATCTCTTTGGAATCATCACTAATATTTTTGACTGCAGCTGCTTCAACATGAGACATATTTAGAAACTTAAACTCGACCATAATTTGAAAACGTTAGCATGCCAAACAAATGATGCATTTGACATTAAATATGATCTTTGCATTTTCCCATCAGTAATTTGACAAATTttgagatatataactctttaatatatttaGGTTTATTTTCCAAACTAAGGATTACGGAATCACGGAACGAATGATAAACTATACCTTTTTGTTTATTGCTCGCTGTGTCAATGCTTCTTAATACCTCTAGCGTTTGATTTTGAATATTCGCTTGAGTTTCTGCTTGTTTAGCTTGAGATTGAATGAGTACTTTAAGTAACTCTTTAATCTCTTTCATTTCTTCGTTTGTTCGATTATCACCTATTTCTTTAGCACGCATTGTGATGGAAGAGGTTTTTGAGATGGGGACACAGTGAATAAGTTTTGAAGACAAAAGAGAGGATATCAAGAGActatatatatcttttttttttttttttataagtagAGACTATATATATCAGGTGTTCAAATAGTAACACTGAATTTATATTCTTTTTTCAATCATTGATATCATCATCCAAAAATTTTACCGTTATACTATTGAGACATCCGTtgaatttatttttattctcaACAGATACTTTAGTAATTACTATTGAGACATCCGTtgaatttatttttattctcaACAGATACTTTAGTAATTACTACTACGTCAGGTATGTGTATTGATATTTTACCTGCGTGAAACACTATACGGAGTATCTTCTAATGGTTGATGCCGTCTTAATCCATGcatattaccattaatgtcaAGTTTAatgataaataaaaaagaaaaaacatttgcGAGAGAATGGAGTGAGTATCAAGTCAAGTGTGCAGAGAATATTTGATCTTGTCACTCCTTTTCTTTAttaattcttttcttctttggagaGGATGCTTGAAAAACAAGTACTTTCATAAAACGAAAATGGGTCACttgcccaaatatttttataacATGGTTTTaatgaacgagtaaaaattagtatctggatgaaactggatacatcttgATGTAAATTAAGAATAAGAAAATATATCTGAAAATGGGtgggatgaaactgtttacatcctggttattttaatattctcatccatttaaacagtatcaaattttacatgtttttttcacccagaaattattgattttgatctttttaaccaattttgtgtttcatAAATTGATACAAacatattgaatatattttgaATTCAACTATGAGCAAACTACAATGTAAAACTGTAGATGTCCATGAATTTGAAACTTAACAAAGAAAGAGACAGTCAAGGTGGTCCCAGAACTACCTTgaccaaaaatacatgaaaagtcAATCTACAAGCTTTGAGAGGTAGCTATATACAGCAGTTTTTGTGAAACGGGAGATATCCGGCAGATAGGACATGTTGCATTCGAAAGAAGCCAAACATCAATACAACCAGCGTGGAAGCAGTGATTACATGTCGGCATTGTCTTCAGTGTCTCTTTTGGTTGATAGTCTGACAGACATATGGAACAAATATTGTGGTTCGGATTGGGCAATCGTCCGCTCTCACCAACAACTATCGTGGGTAAAGATTGTACTGCAGAACCATCTAAACCGGTGGCAATAGTGACTAATTCTGATGAGCTGGACCAGCTGGTTGCTTCATTACCACGACTAGAGAAAAAGCCTTTACTTTTTAAAATAATGTAGCACAAATAAGTGGCTATTCCGGTCGGTATTAGGATGCTCATGACGATAAGAAATATGTTACCACCTGCAATACAAAGTTAGTTGTCAGAAAATTTTgtctaattttttttcaaaataattcAAAACAGTGTAAGGAATGAAGGATGCTAACCACGCCTGGGAACATCAGGGTCTCTGAAGGATGGAAAGTTCGACCTTTCATTACAGCCGTTTCGTTTGCAGTATGGTGCTTGCTTCCAAGGCCATGTGAGATGAAGAACAATTGTATATGCAAGCCAAGGATGTCCATACACATCCATACCGGATTCAACTGGAACTGGTACAGTAGCAACTAACGTGCAATTTGCATGAGGCCATGAACTACTGGAACTTGTTGTATTAGCTGTAGCAAATACTTGGTGTGTGGAGTTACTAAGGCAACTTATGTGTTTCGTGGGGTCGTAAGTAACTGATGGGCAGCTAAAGAATGAATAATTATGATATTCAATACCGATGAAAGGGGTACCAGAAAGATTCAGCAGGTTCAGAAAACGTCTAGCAAGACAATTATCTGGATCTACAAGTTGTATCTCATTATGAGTACTACCGTAGTTAATTCCCTCGACCAAGAATGGTTCAGAAAATGGCAGCTCTAGAACTGTTCTACTCATATTATTGCAAATGAGATCAAAACCTGGATAACCACATCGTTCGCCTTGACGACCTTTTATTCTGAAAGGATATGAAATACTAGGCTCAAGTTTGCTACACCGATTATTTGCACAATTTTGTACACTCGCAATTATGAAAggtggaaaacaaagaaaatagaagaagaagaagaaaggaagtaCGATTATTGATGAAGAACCCATTTAGTAAATTGGTAGTAAATACAGGTACAATATTTTCTTGCTTTCCCACCTTAGTTGTACAGAAACTTcaatattattttttcttatatatCTAATTCAGGAAAGCTTCACGAGATTTAGAGTCAAATGCTGGTCTTTGATTTCTTCACAGTTGAATTGTAATTATGAGCATTTGATTGTGACCTTACGGTTACATGCAGTTATATCAAGCAAGTACATATCCAGACTTTGAAGTCTTcaaaatggaaaaaatttcttcttccatgtcTGACTGACTATGTCAACCTGATGAGAGGTTGCAGTCTTTTAAAGGGACAGGAGAATTACTGCAGACACGAAAGATTAATATTCATATGAGTAACTTACTTGGAGTTACTGTGAT
Proteins encoded in this window:
- the LOC113339524 gene encoding putative RING-H2 finger protein ATL21A, which translates into the protein MAFPITCCTVILYQSHIVLSLFLFLPVIFASQFPLLVFFFFFFYFLCFPPFIIASVQNCANNRCSKLEPSISYPFRIKGRQGERCGYPGFDLICNNMSRTVLELPFSEPFLVEGINYGSTHNEIQLVDPDNCLARRFLNLLNLSGTPFIGIEYHNYSFFSCPSVTYDPTKHISCLSNSTHQVFATANTTSSSSSWPHANCTLVATVPVPVESGMDVYGHPWLAYTIVLHLTWPWKQAPYCKRNGCNERSNFPSFRDPDVPRRG
- the LOC113339522 gene encoding putative RING-H2 finger protein ATL21A; this translates as MGASIIIFPFFLFCFFCFPCFIIASVENCSNNRCSKFDPSILYPFRIKGRQSEPCGYRGFDLTCNNMSRTVLELPFSEPFFVQGINYGNTHNEIQLVDPDNCLARRFLKQVNLSGTPFIGIEYKNYSFFSCQSETNELAKDISCLSNSTHQVFATANTTSSSSSWPHANCTLIVTVQVPVESGKDVYEHPWFAYTNVLHLTWPWKQAPYCKRNGCNERSNFPSFRDPDVPRRGGNIFLIVMGILIPTAIATYLCYIILKSKGFFSGRGIAATSWSSSSELVSISTGLDGPAVKSLPTIVVRESGRLPNPDNNICSICLSEYQPNETLKTMPACNHCFHVDCIDVWLLLNSTCPICRISPVSEKNAIGTPQG
- the LOC113339523 gene encoding uncharacterized protein LOC113339523 encodes the protein MWDYNLNRKLIEEIVNLMSPELLEYKAGVYDFAALRYAAQYGNFEAIVLLVNKNPTLPLLRDNRGFTPLDIALQNVSIYQKEVVEYLYSVTKDVVNPSPFSGEDGSSTLCELLEANFYVSRTGNDKIKDMCGLEVMVRRPFAFKSGTNLTWWQNLIYPLIQVDMKTTCIQSMEPAECTIRDEENPAPENLDSNKMKESSKLPSSTTYRGLIIPYLTRAIGIEHLYKQKRVHQQAKALIKQMIAEICKSTTILRFLRDNPNIMKIAIKHGIVEFVSECLKKKKTLYFHKIPVETMIEMAITERKEMIVNFICKTADRHGDKIDLVSRRDGDNNTILHYASKLAPLAQLSLVSGAALQMQREMQWYKGIESIARESDRYTRNKKGDTVQFIFTEAHKELVKEGQDWLKDTSGSCMIVGALIASVAFAAAFTVPGGNISDSNNALNGTPIF